The DNA region CGACCGTATCATCAGCGATAACCATCGTTTCGGTGGGTCCGGCAAACAGATCAATGCCAACACGGCCAAAAAGCTGGCGCTTCGCTTCGGCGACAAAGGCATTGCCGGGGCCGACCAGCAAATGCACCGGATCAATGGTTTCGGTTCCGATCGCCATGGCACCCACGGCCTGAATGCCGCCCAGAACGTAGATTTCATGCGCGCCACCAAGATGCATGGCCGCAATAACGGCGGGATTTGGCTCTCCATTGAATGGGGGAGTGCAGGCGATGATGCGGGGCACGCCCGCCACCGCAGCTGTAGCAACCGACATATGTGCAGAGGCAACCATGGGGAATTTCCCGCCAGGGACGTAGCACCCCACCGACTGAACGGGGATATTTTTGTGGCCAAGGATCACGCCGGGCATCGGCTCTGTTTCGATGTCCAGCATCGAGTCGCGCTGTGCTTGCGCAAAGGCCCGCACATTGGCTTGGGCATACTTGATGTCGGCCAGATCCAAAGGATCGACGCGTGCGATGATCCCGGATATCTCGTCCTCGCTCAACCGGTAGCTTTCCCTGTCGTATTTATCGAACTTCACGGACAGTTCATGCACGGCCGCGTCACCGCGTGCCTCGATTTCCTTCAGCGTTGTCGCAACAACCTGCGCAGTGCGGGCATCATCTTCGGCGCGATCTGCGGCAGGTTTGCCGGACTTAAGGTAGGTGACGGTCATCAGGGCTCTCCGTGTGGTGGGAACAAATTTGGTTATGCTCTGCGATAACGGTCGGGCATTCATCGTGCAATATTTCTAAATCGGCGTGAAAAATTTCAAACTACGCGCTGTCCCGCTCCATCAGTACACTGGGCGTGATCCGGATGGTGCCTGCGGCAGCAGGGTCTTCGATCAGTTGCGAAATCAATTTGAAGGTATCCTGAACCATCAACCGGATTCTCTGACGGACTGTGGTCAAGCGGTAAGACCGCCACGCCGCCATCGGAGTGTCGTCAAATCCCACAACTCCCAGATCATCAGGAATACGAAACCCCTCAGATTTTGCGGCATCAATGGCCGCAATTGCCATAATATCATTGGCGCAAAAGACCGCATCCGGCCGCCGTCCGTCCTTGAGCAGGTCGCGTACGCTGGCAAAGGCCACATCATAGTTGAAATCACCGGAAACAGTCTTGAACACCGGCATGTCAGCCTCTGCCATCCGGTCTTCAAAGCCCCGCCAGCGCTCCATATGGGTCGAGGTGTTTCGTATGCCACCAACAAAGGCGATCCGTTGGTATCCTTTATTAACCAGCAAGTTAGCGACCTGCCGCGCGCCAGCATAGTTGTCACAGCAAACCGCACTCAGCGCCGTATTGATCTGTACACGGTTGAACAACACAACCGGCAACCCCTTTTGCAGGCACTGGACTGCCAGTTCAGAGGACAGCATTGCAGAGGTGACGATCACCGCGTGCGGGCGCTGGTGGAGGACATGCCCTATGACACTGTCGACGGTTTTTCCCTGCGGAATAATATGCAGGTTCAGGTGAATGCCGCTCGCCAATGCCGCGCTGGAAAATTCCTCGAGAATTGAGGGATAAAACGGATTCATCACATCACCGACAACCAGTGATACTATGCGCATTCCAGTCTGCGTCGCTATGCGGTGCGCGGGAATAACATAGCCCATCTCCGCCGCAGCAAGCAGGATTTTTTGCCGCAAGGGGTCCGCAAGCGATGCATCGGGGCGAAAGGCACGCGACACCGCCGAGACTGATGTACCCACGGCTAGTGCAATTTCTTTCGCCGTTACTTTCATGAAATATCCCCGCTCTCATCAAATGAATGCGCTTCCTGCCCCTAAACGTCCAGTAAAAAAACTAATGGCAATCACTCTGCCCTTCGCTTTGAGAGCAGGCGCCGCACCTCGCAACATCGTGAAATATTTCAAAGCTGTGCAAAATTCGCCTGTCGCCTATTAGTTTCGCTAAGCTGTGCTAGCAACTGGCGATCAACCAAGGAGTCCCGACTATGAAGGCCAATCTGAAAAAGGACATGAAATCCGGAAAGGTGCTGGTCGGGACATTCGTCAAAACGCCCGCTCCCGAGCTAATTGAAATTCTGGCGAAATCCAATCTAGATTTCCTAGCGCTGGATTGTGAACATGCGCCGTTTGACAGAGGTCGGATGGATATGTGTCTCGGGATTGCCCGTGCGCTTGATATTCCCACACTGGTCCGTGTTCCGACCGGCACCGCATCTGAAATTCTAAAGGCAATGGACAGTGGTGCGGTCGGTGTAATCGTGCCTCATGTGGACAGTGTCGAAAAGGCGGAAATGATCGCGCGCGCGGCCCGCTTCGGGCATGGCGGGCGTGGTTATGCTGGAACAACCCGCTGGGCGGGGTTCGGCACACGGCCAATGGCCGAGGTACTTGCGCAGAGCATTGAAGAAACAATCATCATTGCGCAAATCGAAGAGCCGGAGGGCGTAGTCGCTGCCGCAGGCATCGCGGGTGTTGACGGGGTGGACGGGGTTTTTGTTGGCCCCGCAGATCTTGCTGTGTGTTACGGTAAGACCGACATGAACGATCAGGCAGTGCTGGACGCAATGCAATCCACCGGCAAAGCGACTCTGGCGGCTGGAAAGACATTCATGACATTTGCCACAGATTCAACGGTGGGTCCGCAGCTGAAAAAACTGGGCGTGACGATGTTCTTTGTTGCATCCGAACACGCATTCATGTTGCGCGGCGCAAACGCCGAGGCGAAGGCCCTGCACGACATGGAATAAGGCGCGACTGACCAAATACCCACCCGCCTCACCCGTATCAGAAGCCGAACAGGGTTGCAGGGTTGCTCGCCAGAACAGTCTGGCGTTGCGACACTGGAACGACCCGTAAAAATGCCTCCGTCAAATCTTCGATCTCGGGGCGCTTTGCCGCTCCGCGCATCAGATAGGGCCAGTCGCTACCCCACAAACATCTCTCGGGGTTCACCTCCAACGTTCTGGTGACAAAGCTGTCCACCTCACGATACGGCGAGTTACATAATCTATAAGGAGCCGATAGCTTCAGCCACATCTTCCCAGTCTCCAACGAGCGTAGAAAAGTGTTGAACCCCGGTTCATCCGGGCCGGCGGATGTGTCGGGCCATCCCATATGATCAATCACGACATCACACGGAAGCCGCATTAGTTCCGGCGCGATCTCGACCATGTGCATATGGGTATGCAACAAAATCTGCAAATGCATGCCGCGAGATTTTAACCTTGGGGCAAGAGACTTGGCGCCTTCCCAATCCAGCACGCCACCATGGATGTAATTGAGCCGCGCGCCCTTGAAACCCTGCTCAGCCATATAATCCAGCACTTCATCGCTGACGTCCGAAGTCAGCAGCGCAACTCCACGGAAATTATCCCGCCCAAGGCGTGCAATCGCTTCCGCAGTAATGCTGTTGTCCAATCCGTAGATCATCGAATGAACGATAACGCCACGTGTCAGGCCAAGTTGCGCCAGATGCGTGCGGTATTTGTCCAGCCAGTGATCCAGCGATCCCGTCGCAGGGGTTTCGCTTCGATTTGGATCCATCGGAAATTCAGAATCGTCCCCGATAATGTGTGCATGACAGTCGCAGCCGTTTGTGACGTCAGTAAATGCAGTGGTCGGTGGGGCCGTTATGGTGGGCGATGCTTTGGATTGCATAATGATGTCCTTTTTGGCCGCTACGTTAAAGCCAGCTAAGATGTGGCGCAGCGGGCACCACACCGGTTGGGTTGATGTGCAGATGCGATCGGAAATAATGCTCCATACAGCTGCGAAGATCGAAGGTTTCGGCGACTCCGCGTAGTTGATGTACGCGGCGAACAAACGCGGTCAGCGCGGGCATTTCCTCGATTCTCCGAGTGACCGTGCGAAAGAGCGGAATGTAAATGGCATCAAAACGGGCGAGACTTGTGTAGAGCATAAAGTCCGCCTCGGTGGGACTATCCCCCAACAGCCAGCGCGAATCTGCGAGTTGGGATTCAAACTGGTCAAGGCCGCGCTCAAGGATGGCGAGGTTTTCATCATAGACGGCCTGACTACGTCCGAAGCCGCATTTGTATACAGCTGACGTGATTTTTATGTAAATCTCGTCTATCAACTTTGTTATCTCACCCCGCTGCGAGGCCGGAAGAAAATCCTCCCGCACGTCGGTGAACGCATCAAATGCGCTGTTAAACATATCAAATATGTCGCGGGTGTTGTTTGACAGGATCCGCCTTGTTTTCAAATCAAACAAGACAGGTGTGGACGCCCGCCCTGTATAGGAAGGATCGCTGACGGCATAGGCTTCGTAGAGATAGAAATATCCGGTCAGCGGTTCGGGGTTGTGAACATCCACGCGGCTAAATTCACGTCCGTTTTCTCCCATCTCGGGCAAAACAGAGACAGTAGGTACGACTTTCTGCAACCCCTTGAACCGGTGCAGCATCGACACCCGTTGTGCCAGAGGGCATCCTGGACACTCCACCAGTAGATACCGGTTGGCCTCAGCGGGATTGGGTGAATCCCCGCCTGCACGAACCATGCCCCGAAACCCTTCCTGACGGGGTTCCCACCCTCCTGATCCGATCTGCTTTTGTGTTCCACCGATCCATTTACCGGCAACCAATTGTCCCATAGCGGATCTCCAAATGAAAGCGTGTTCATGACTGCGTTGAATAACGTATCGTACGAAACCTCATTTTTTATAAGCTGAAAAATAGAAACATGAAATTTTTTCAATGTATGTACACGTGTACATTTTTGCGCAAAGGTGATCGACATAATAGAATCAAAATTTAGGGGATGCCAATCATGACCTTCAATCGAACATTGATCGTTGCAATCGGTGCACTATTGCCTGCATCGATCGCCGCAGCCGACGTCACCTTACCCGAACAGATGACTTGGGCCAGCTATGACAGCCAATCAATCGTTTATGCTGAATCGATTTCAATCGGAAAGGTGTTGGAAAAACATTACGGAATGAAGTTGCAAGTCGTTCCCATCCGTAATGGTTTCTCACGCTTTTTGCCGGTTCTTTCGGGCAAGGCCGATCTGATGACAACGGGTAGTGACGGTTATTTTGCACAAGAAGGGGCCTTCATTTTCGCCAAAAAAGGCTTCGGTCCACAGCCGCTACGGATCATCGCTTACAACGCGAACAACCCGGGCAACGGCGCGGCGGTCACAGCTGACTCTGGTGTGAAAACATGGGCAGACGCAAAGGGAAAGCGTGTTGCGGTTGTGCAGGGTAGTGCCGCCCCTGCCAAGGTGGTCGAAGCGTCCCTTGCTTTTGCAGGATTGACTTGGGAAGATGTCATTCGCGTGCCTGTATCTTCGTGGTCTGCAGGTCAGGAGGCGCTGATCAATGGTCAGGCCGATATTGCAGCCGCGAACACCACTTCACCCAGTGTCGAGCGGCTGGCAAACTCTCCCCGTGGTATTTTCTGGCCCCCAACCGCACATGACGACACCGAAGGCTGGGCGCGCCTCAACGCAGTGGCGCCCTATATCCAACGGGCCGAGATCTGTCAGGGTATTGGCATTCCTGACGGCACCTGCGTGCAGATTAACGGATACGGTTATCCAGAATACCTGTCTTTGCCGGATCTTGCTGATGACACGGTTTATAATCTAGTCAAGGCAATGGACATCAATTCGGACGAAATCGGCACTGCATTTCCCCGTGCCAAAGGATACGCTTTTGACCTGCAAGTGACTGAACAGGCATGGCCATGGCATGAGGGCGTCATTCGTTACTTCAAGGAAAAAGGCGTCTGGAACGACGAGGCGCAAGCGCATCAGGATGGCTTGATAATGCGTCAGGAAGTGCTGGCGGCAGCTTGGGCCGAGATGAACGCAGGAGATGTTCCTGACGATGAAGTTGATTTCGCGGCCAAGTGGGGCGAAGTGCGTGCACAACATCTTAGCGAAGCGGGATTGCCTGTCGTTTACAAAGACGTCTGGAACTTCTGATCTAGTTCTCCCCAACTCTCCGGCCCGACACTTGCGGGCCGGACCTTTTTTGGATTGGCCCCATGAAACAGATAGACGAACCCCAACCCGACGCCGAAATCAGCCGTCAGCGGAACTTGCCTGCAGGTTGGCGTGCCGTAGTAGCCATCGCGGCCCTCGCGGCGACTATGATGGTCGTCTATATGGCTTTCAACTTAGGGCTTTATGCGGGGTATATCCCCATTCAAGCGGTCTATTTTTACGCCGCGTTGACGCTGTTGTGTCCGCTGGCCTTCATTCTGTTTCCTGCACATTCTCGTGCCCCTAAAGACCGCGTGCCATGGTATGATGTGATTTTGTTTGTGGTATTCTTTGGTGCAGGGGTTATCTGCACACTGAAGACCCGCACGATATTCGATTATGGCTGGGACTACCTCGCGCCCGATTGGGCGCTTTGGATGGCCCTCGCTGTATGGGTTTTGATGTTGGAAGCTACGCGACGCTCCGCAGGGCTGGCAGTCTTTATAGTAGTTGGAATTGCATCGCTATACCCTTGGTTTGGAGGGGCTGCATTTTTAGGTATATTTCAGGTACCTACGACGTCGCTTCTGCAAACGGCACAATACCACTTATACGGCTCCGAGAGTTTGATCGGTGTTCCTTTGCAGGCGTTGGTAAATATTGTGATCGGCTTCCTACTGTTCGGTGTTGCCTTGCAACGCACGGGCGCGGGGGAGTTTTTCATTAACCTGTCCTTTGCTCTTTTGGGAGGAACTAGGGGAGGTCCAGCCAAGGTTGCAATCTTGTCGAGTGGCCTGATGGGATCAATCAGCGGCAGCCCGGTGACCAACGTGGTTACGACTGGGTCCATGACCATACCAGCAATGCGCAAAGTGGGTTTTCCGGCCGTTACAGCAGGAGCGATCGAGGCATGTGCGTCAACTGGTGGAGTTCTGATGCCTCCGGTTATGGGGGCTACAGCCTTTATCATGGCGACCTATCTGGAAATATCTTACCAAACTGTTGCACTGGCCGCGATCATTCCCTCCTTTCTGTTTTTCTTAGGCTTGTTCCTTCAAATTGACGCCATGGCTGCGCGTCAGGGTCTGACGGGAATTGCCCGCAAGGATCTGCCAAAGATCGGTGCGGTACTGCGCGACGGGTGGTATTTTCTCTTGGCACTTGCCCTTCTGATCTGGCTGCTGTTTTTCTTGAAACAAGAATCACGTGCCCCGTTTTTCGCAACCCTAGCGCTGATCGCCCTGAACCAGCTCGACGCAACACGACGTTGGGGTTTCCAAGATCTAGCAGATTTTGCTGTGGCATGCGGCCGGTTGTTTGTCTAGATTGCAACAATTCTTGCTGGTGTAGGCCTGTTGTTGGGTGCTTTGGTTTTAACCGGAAAAGTGGGTTCGCTTGCCTATGATTTAATTGCAATGGCCGGAGATAACACAGTTATCTTACTCATCGCCGGTGCGTTAACCAGCATGGTACTTGGCATGGGGATGACTATCAGTGCTGCCTATTTATTTCTGGCCATCGCTTTGGCACCTGCATTGACGGAAAGTGGGTTGGACCCATTAGCCATCCACATGTTCATGCTTTACTGGGGTATGATTTCATATATCACACCGCCAATCGCATTTGCTGCTTTTGCAGCAGCACCAATCAGCGGGTCTTCGTCAATGCGCACCGGATTTGAAGCAATGCGGCTTGGCACTATCATTTACTTCATTCCGTTTTTCTTTGTACTAAACCCCGCTTTGATTGGACAGGGTACGACCGCAGAGATTGCCAGTGTACTTGGCAGCGCAATCGTCGGTGTTCTGCTGTTGTCAGCGGCGTTGCAGGGCTATCTTCTGGGTATTGGCCGTTTGGGACACGCCCGCTTTGTCCAATGGCCGATCCGTGTGGCGCTTTTTACTGGCGGTCTGTTGTTGCTCGTCCCCGGAGGCGACAACTTTGGCGGAATCTCTGGTTCGGTCTTTACGTTGGTTGCGGTCGGATGTGTTGCTGTTGCGCTTGCATTACAGTTTGTCATCCAGAACCCAAACAAAGCCCGAATCGGAGTTCTGTCGGAATGAAAACCAGGGGAACCGCAACTTCAACTGATGTAGCCCGTGAAGCGCGCGTTTCCCGCGCGACAGTATCGCGCTGTTTCTCCGATCCTGAAACAGTACGTATTGTTACGCGTGAACGGGTTATGGCCGCAGCACGGGATTTGGGTTACGAGCCAAACCTTGTTGCAAGGATGCTCCAAACCCGGACCAGCGACATGATTGCAGTACTTACCGCTGATTTCGCCAACCCTTTTCAGCCCGCTCTTGTAGAGGCCTTGACCGGAGGATTGACGGCAATGGGAAAAATGCCGCTGCTTTTGAAATCCGACATAAGCCCTATGGCTGCGGATCAATTGGTGCAGGTGGCTCTGGCTTACCGTGTGGCTGCCGTAATTGTGACAGTACTGCCGGTATCAGACGCGGCCATTCGACGATGTTTTGAAGCCAATACCCCGCTGATCCTGCTTAACCGAGTGTCCGAAGACAGCCGCGCCATTTCGGTCTGCGGCGATCTCAAGTCAGGTGCAATCCGTGCTGCCGATGTCGTGGTAGAAGGCGGTCATCGCCGCATCAGCATGATCACTGGCACCGTAGGACGCTGGACAACTTTGATGCGGCGTGGGGGATTT from Pseudorhodobacter turbinis includes:
- a CDS encoding TAXI family TRAP transporter solute-binding subunit: MTFNRTLIVAIGALLPASIAAADVTLPEQMTWASYDSQSIVYAESISIGKVLEKHYGMKLQVVPIRNGFSRFLPVLSGKADLMTTGSDGYFAQEGAFIFAKKGFGPQPLRIIAYNANNPGNGAAVTADSGVKTWADAKGKRVAVVQGSAAPAKVVEASLAFAGLTWEDVIRVPVSSWSAGQEALINGQADIAAANTTSPSVERLANSPRGIFWPPTAHDDTEGWARLNAVAPYIQRAEICQGIGIPDGTCVQINGYGYPEYLSLPDLADDTVYNLVKAMDINSDEIGTAFPRAKGYAFDLQVTEQAWPWHEGVIRYFKEKGVWNDEAQAHQDGLIMRQEVLAAAWAEMNAGDVPDDEVDFAAKWGEVRAQHLSEAGLPVVYKDVWNF
- the hisD gene encoding histidinol dehydrogenase → MTVTYLKSGKPAADRAEDDARTAQVVATTLKEIEARGDAAVHELSVKFDKYDRESYRLSEDEISGIIARVDPLDLADIKYAQANVRAFAQAQRDSMLDIETEPMPGVILGHKNIPVQSVGCYVPGGKFPMVASAHMSVATAAVAGVPRIIACTPPFNGEPNPAVIAAMHLGGAHEIYVLGGIQAVGAMAIGTETIDPVHLLVGPGNAFVAEAKRQLFGRVGIDLFAGPTETMVIADDTVDAELCATDLLGQAEHGYNSPCVLLTNSRKLAEETLTEIDRLLAILPTAGTARVSWEDYGEVILCDTYDEMLQVADDIASEHVQVMTDRDDWFLENMTCYGALFLGARTNVANGDKVIGTNHTLPTNKAGRYTGGLWVGKYLKTHSYQKITTDQAAAEIGAYGSRLCMLEGFIGHAEQCNVRVRRYGGVNVPYGEGAPRPAKAAE
- a CDS encoding amidohydrolase family protein — translated: MQSKASPTITAPPTTAFTDVTNGCDCHAHIIGDDSEFPMDPNRSETPATGSLDHWLDKYRTHLAQLGLTRGVIVHSMIYGLDNSITAEAIARLGRDNFRGVALLTSDVSDEVLDYMAEQGFKGARLNYIHGGVLDWEGAKSLAPRLKSRGMHLQILLHTHMHMVEIAPELMRLPCDVVIDHMGWPDTSAGPDEPGFNTFLRSLETGKMWLKLSAPYRLCNSPYREVDSFVTRTLEVNPERCLWGSDWPYLMRGAAKRPEIEDLTEAFLRVVPVSQRQTVLASNPATLFGF
- a CDS encoding glutathione S-transferase C-terminal domain-containing protein; this translates as MGQLVAGKWIGGTQKQIGSGGWEPRQEGFRGMVRAGGDSPNPAEANRYLLVECPGCPLAQRVSMLHRFKGLQKVVPTVSVLPEMGENGREFSRVDVHNPEPLTGYFYLYEAYAVSDPSYTGRASTPVLFDLKTRRILSNNTRDIFDMFNSAFDAFTDVREDFLPASQRGEITKLIDEIYIKITSAVYKCGFGRSQAVYDENLAILERGLDQFESQLADSRWLLGDSPTEADFMLYTSLARFDAIYIPLFRTVTRRIEEMPALTAFVRRVHQLRGVAETFDLRSCMEHYFRSHLHINPTGVVPAAPHLSWL
- a CDS encoding HpcH/HpaI aldolase family protein; protein product: MKANLKKDMKSGKVLVGTFVKTPAPELIEILAKSNLDFLALDCEHAPFDRGRMDMCLGIARALDIPTLVRVPTGTASEILKAMDSGAVGVIVPHVDSVEKAEMIARAARFGHGGRGYAGTTRWAGFGTRPMAEVLAQSIEETIIIAQIEEPEGVVAAAGIAGVDGVDGVFVGPADLAVCYGKTDMNDQAVLDAMQSTGKATLAAGKTFMTFATDSTVGPQLKKLGVTMFFVASEHAFMLRGANAEAKALHDME
- a CDS encoding LacI family DNA-binding transcriptional regulator, whose product is MKTRGTATSTDVAREARVSRATVSRCFSDPETVRIVTRERVMAAARDLGYEPNLVARMLQTRTSDMIAVLTADFANPFQPALVEALTGGLTAMGKMPLLLKSDISPMAADQLVQVALAYRVAAVIVTVLPVSDAAIRRCFEANTPLILLNRVSEDSRAISVCGDLKSGAIRAADVVVEGGHRRISMITGTVGRWTTLMRRGGFRHRLDEHGLDILSQQCGDYTYAGGYHAALQIMDEAPTTDVIYANNDAMACGAMDALRQKLGLRVPDDVAVIGFDDMPMSAWESYSLSTIHQPINRLISRVCDIVNLPDRGLSLSGEITLETCRYVQRRSTRAVTLRVGDLDEREFLNGAKI
- a CDS encoding substrate-binding domain-containing protein, which produces MKVTAKEIALAVGTSVSAVSRAFRPDASLADPLRQKILLAAAEMGYVIPAHRIATQTGMRIVSLVVGDVMNPFYPSILEEFSSAALASGIHLNLHIIPQGKTVDSVIGHVLHQRPHAVIVTSAMLSSELAVQCLQKGLPVVLFNRVQINTALSAVCCDNYAGARQVANLLVNKGYQRIAFVGGIRNTSTHMERWRGFEDRMAEADMPVFKTVSGDFNYDVAFASVRDLLKDGRRPDAVFCANDIMAIAAIDAAKSEGFRIPDDLGVVGFDDTPMAAWRSYRLTTVRQRIRLMVQDTFKLISQLIEDPAAAGTIRITPSVLMERDSA